GGAAGCTGGGTGACTGCCTTCGGAGGACTCTGGCTGCTGGGCTCCTTGCTCGCTTCGCGGCCCGCGGTGCTCACGGCCACGCTCCCGTTCATGGCACCTGCCCAGGTCGAGGAGTGGGAAAGACTGTGGGAGGAAGACCCCCCGTTCCGAGAGCTCATCAAGCGAATGACCGTCGCGTTCGGCGCAGCTTTTCTCCTCGACGCAGTGGCGCGAGTCATCTTCGCCTTCACGTTGCCACTAGACGTGGTTCCGCTACTGAGCAGCCTCATGCTCGTCGCGATGCTGGCGGGAGTGGTGCTTACCGGGCGACGGATCGCCCGCCCGACGCGGACGCCTGAAGCCGCTGCCCCGCCGCGTGGGAGTCTGTGATGGCGCGCTGGCAGGCCCGTTCGGTTGTGAACCGGCTCGCCACGGGCGGTTGTGCCAGATCTCGAGATGGCCAACCGTCACCTCGCGCCCCCGAAACAGGTCCTCCAGCCCCTCCGGCCAAGCGGCTCGATCCACCGCGGTGACCCGGAACACTTGAACTCGTCACGTCATTGCAGGTTCCACCGATCGCGCTCGCTTGCCGGCACACCGTGGTGAATCTTCTCTTCTCACTCGAGGGTCTAGGTCGGCGTAGCGCGTCGCTACGGAGTTTGGGGTCGAGGCTTCGATATGCCTGACGCTACCTTCGCGATCCGTGATCTCACG
Above is a genomic segment from Nocardioides okcheonensis containing:
- a CDS encoding VC0807 family protein, giving the protein MAHQGDVGFGSRHDEIGRAPNSTHSPWSLLISIAAPLVIYYGPRVLGYGPTTALILGAGLATCRLIFTALLQRRVEKLSAVAVLLIVVGTAVGLVDADPRLVMARGSWVTAFGGLWLLGSLLASRPAVLTATLPFMAPAQVEEWERLWEEDPPFRELIKRMTVAFGAAFLLDAVARVIFAFTLPLDVVPLLSSLMLVAMLAGVVLTGRRIARPTRTPEAAAPPRGSL